GGCAGGTGTATATGTAATTGTCAGGTTTGCACCTGTTTTTGAGGGAAATCTGGTTGGAATTGCATTTGCTGTTATTGGTGCGCTTACATTTCTTGTCGCATCCGGAATTGCCATCAGCCAGAGTAATGCAAAGAAGGTTCTTGCATATTCAACAATTGCAAATCTTGGACTGGTCGTTGCATGTGCAGGAATCGGTACTGAAGAGGCTGTATGGGCAGCAATACTGCTGATAATATTCCATGCGGTTGCCAAATCACTACTCTTCCTGGCTGTAGGATCTGTTGAGCACAAGAAGCATTCAAGGGATATTGAGGATATGGGCGGACTTATCGCAACAATGCCAAAGATTGCGCTCATGATGCTCATTGGAATGGCCGGTATGTTCCTTGCACCGTTTGGTATGCTTATCTCAAAATGGGCATCCATTCATGCATTTGTCAACGCTATGCCGCCATTCGGAATGCTGCTGATAGCAATTATTGCTTATGGAAGCGGAATGACAGTCTTTTTCTGGACTAAATGGATGGGAAGACTGATTGAAGTGAAATCTGAGAGAAATCCGATTGAAAAGGAAGCTTCAGGTGCGGAGATGGCAGCAATATACTCCCTTGGCGGTCTGACAGTTTTTGCATGCCTTTTGTTCCCGTTAATATCGTCAACTATGATTGAGCCTTATATCAACACAGTTTATAATACGGCTTCGCACCTGCTCAGCCTGAACAATATGCTGATCATGCTTATGATGGTGGTTCTTGTAATACTCCTGCCACTGAGTCTCTCCCACTTTGCAAAGGGCAGGACGCTTAAACCACAGTATATGGGTGCAAGAGCAACCGGAGATGATCTCAGATTCCTTGGCAGTATGGGTGTTATGAAGGAGACTGAATTCTCAAATTATTATTTTGAGGATATTTTCGGAGAGGAAAAACTCAATAGAATAGGCAATCTGATGACTATTGTCCTTCTTGTTGTTCTGTTCATTCTGATATCCTTCTTTATACCTCTGGAGGTGGTAATGTGAGCCTCACTCAGTTTATATTTGATAATCCGTGGATTGGCATTCTGCTGTTCATTGTACTCTCACCTTTTGTCGGAGGTATCATATTCGGACTTGACAGAATAATAACTGCAAGAATGCAGGGCAGAGTAGGGCCGCCTGTGCTTCAGCCCATATACGATATTCTCAAGCTTTTTGAGAAAGAGAAGATGGTTGTGCATGAATCACAGAATTTCTGGATATTTGGTTATCTTGTATTCATCATTATTACTGGTGCGCTCTTCTTTGCCGGAAGCGACATTCTTCTGGTGATATTTGCGCTCACCCTGGCCCATGTATTCCTGATACTTGGTGCGTTCTCGTCCGGATCTCCATATGCACATATAGGTGCCGAGCGTGAACTGATTCAGCTTATGGCTGTTGAGCCTATGATCATCATCGCGGCTGTCGGATTTTATGAAGTCACAAAATCGTTCAACACATCTGATATCCTGACTTTCGCAGATCCGCTGATTCTGACACTTCCGGGTATATTCATCGGATGCATCTATATCCTGACAGTAAAGCTGAGGAAATCTCCGTTTGATATTTCCACATCACATCATGCCCATCAGGAGCTTGTAAAAGGATTAAATACTGAATTTGCCGGGTCAACACTTGCAATGGTTGAGCTTGCCCATCTGTATGAAACGGTATTTCTCCTGGGTTTCCTGTTCCTCTTCTTTGGAATGGCTGCCCCGATAGTCGGAATTATCGTTATTGCAATAATATATCTCTTAGAGATATTTGTTGACAATGCAACGGCAAGGGTGAAATGGGGCTTTATGTTTAAAAGCTGCTGGATTATCACTGCTGTGGCCGGAGTACTGAACCTTATGGCTCTGTATATCATCTGAGGTGAAGAGATATGGCATATATTACAAAATCCCCGTGGATAATACACTATGATGCATCGAGCTGTAATGGCTGTGACATTGAGGTACTTGCATGCCTGACACCTCTCTATGATATAGAGAGGTTTGGTATCATCAATACAGGAAATCCAAAGCATGCTGATGTTTTCCTGGTTACCGGTGGTGTAAACGAACAGAATAAGCCGGTTATAAAAAATATCTATGACCAGATGCCAAAACCAAACGTTGTTGTGGCAATCGGTGTCTGTGCACTCTCCGGAGGAGTGTTCCACGACTGCTATAATCTTGCCGGAGGTGTGGACAAACTGATTCCTGTGGATGTTTATGTCCCCGGATGTGCTGCCAGACCTGAGGCAATTATTGACGGTGTTGTGAAGGCTCTGGGTATTCTTGAGAAGAAGAAGGAAGATATGAAGAATGCAGGGGGGCAATAAGATGACGATTGAAGATCAGTTATTGAGAGATATTTCAGTAGAGGAACTTCCGGGTGAGGTGAAGAAGAAGTCTGATGACGGCTATCGCCTTGTCCAGATTGGCTGTACAAAGATAGATGATATTTTTGAGATTAATTACTCCTTTGAAAAGGATTACAGGTTTGAAAACCTGAGAATTACAATATCAGGAGATACTGTTGTTCCAAGTATTTCAGATTCTTACTGGGGTTCTTTCATCTATGAAAATGAGATGCATGATCTCTATGATATAAAAGTTAAAGGTATGAATGTTGACTTTAACGGCTATCTCTTTAAGACCAGTATTCCTCATCCTTTCAATGATAATATTACAGTGAAAAAAGTTCCTTCAAAGAAGAAAAATAACGGAGGCGGAGAATAATGGGAAGAAGAACGGTTGTACCATTCGGGCCGCAGCATCCTGTGCTTCCTGAACCTATTCATCTTGATCTTGTGATTGAGGATGAGAAGGTTATTGAGGCTGTGCCTTCGATAGGATATGTTCACAGGGGTCTTGAAAAGCTTGTTGAGACGAGGGAATATAAGGATTATGTATATATCGCAGAGAGGATCTGCGGGATATGCAGTTTTATTCACAGTCTTGCTTTCTGTCAGGGTATTGAGAATATTATGGGCGTTGAGGTTCCGGAAAGGGCACATTATCTGAGAACTATCTGGTCCGAGTATTCAAGGATGCACAGCCATCTTCTCTGGATGGGTCTTTTTGCCGATGCAATGG
The sequence above is a segment of the Methanoplanus limicola DSM 2279 genome. Coding sequences within it:
- a CDS encoding NADH-quinone oxidoreductase subunit H; the protein is MSLTQFIFDNPWIGILLFIVLSPFVGGIIFGLDRIITARMQGRVGPPVLQPIYDILKLFEKEKMVVHESQNFWIFGYLVFIIITGALFFAGSDILLVIFALTLAHVFLILGAFSSGSPYAHIGAERELIQLMAVEPMIIIAAVGFYEVTKSFNTSDILTFADPLILTLPGIFIGCIYILTVKLRKSPFDISTSHHAHQELVKGLNTEFAGSTLAMVELAHLYETVFLLGFLFLFFGMAAPIVGIIVIAIIYLLEIFVDNATARVKWGFMFKSCWIITAVAGVLNLMALYII
- a CDS encoding NADH-quinone oxidoreductase subunit C → MTIEDQLLRDISVEELPGEVKKKSDDGYRLVQIGCTKIDDIFEINYSFEKDYRFENLRITISGDTVVPSISDSYWGSFIYENEMHDLYDIKVKGMNVDFNGYLFKTSIPHPFNDNITVKKVPSKKKNNGGGE
- a CDS encoding NADH-quinone oxidoreductase subunit B family protein; this translates as MAYITKSPWIIHYDASSCNGCDIEVLACLTPLYDIERFGIINTGNPKHADVFLVTGGVNEQNKPVIKNIYDQMPKPNVVVAIGVCALSGGVFHDCYNLAGGVDKLIPVDVYVPGCAARPEAIIDGVVKALGILEKKKEDMKNAGGQ
- a CDS encoding NADH-quinone oxidoreductase subunit 5 family protein, with translation MESIIFLILFPLFAGLLMLVLPNNGVRDTIVKAAAVVTCLGSIYLLFEYFGRGQVFFSIESALIDPIIIAAEVAIGIFIIGISVKYKKYLISVLAAVQLLIMGYTEIVFQPTHMSGYDLFIDEFSLIMALIIGIIGSLICVYATGYMRDYQSHHKDTPDNRPLFFFLMFLFLSAMFGIVFSNNIMWLFLFWEITTLCSFLLIAYARDEVSWKNGFWALLLNTVGGVAFAGAILFVNAYSTGNDIYLNELLKASPGVALVAAGFIGFAGLTKSAQLPFSSWLVGAMVAPTPVSALLHSSTMVKAGVYVIVRFAPVFEGNLVGIAFAVIGALTFLVASGIAISQSNAKKVLAYSTIANLGLVVACAGIGTEEAVWAAILLIIFHAVAKSLLFLAVGSVEHKKHSRDIEDMGGLIATMPKIALMMLIGMAGMFLAPFGMLISKWASIHAFVNAMPPFGMLLIAIIAYGSGMTVFFWTKWMGRLIEVKSERNPIEKEASGAEMAAIYSLGGLTVFACLLFPLISSTMIEPYINTVYNTASHLLSLNNMLIMLMMVVLVILLPLSLSHFAKGRTLKPQYMGARATGDDLRFLGSMGVMKETEFSNYYFEDIFGEEKLNRIGNLMTIVLLVVLFILISFFIPLEVVM